The Tautonia marina genome has a window encoding:
- a CDS encoding glycosyltransferase family 87 protein codes for MLNQRFWATGPFNRLCKAVALVLLMAGAIRGVSTKPVTVDFTQYYMAGLIARHGHWDALYPIPKPGAEKHPGYSDSSIMRPRYRELLQAEGVHDYNRFVQAPPVALLLLPLGFFDYQTANDLWVFLNAICLWLVALQAARILRLLGGRSRLEGLLVVLIACSPMCQFAIRIGNISPIVGLCVGSAAMGLVTEDRLRSSLGMVVGAFAKFVTLVFVPLYVLARRWRVLITSSLLSLLLCLATLAVAGEGPFVTFAREMMPTFGRPNDGWGSITASSFLSRLYGSAPIPKQAERVVRAVELVLIILGAIGLLRSRRELPEDPVKLLAASLAMVGGFLIFSPLAWGHHLVYLVPFWGYLVWEAKQSPWSRWAIVMALSLQWATREAIERKDVFNLTEKLERNAFLGTYELWGTLFVVTFAMARLYGPSRPKYMPQAVNAAPQGRLPDGPSPRSVDAKEPGAPPMSRPQEL; via the coding sequence ATGTTAAATCAGCGATTTTGGGCGACGGGCCCCTTCAATCGGCTCTGCAAGGCCGTGGCGCTCGTCTTGCTGATGGCCGGTGCGATCCGGGGCGTGTCCACCAAGCCCGTCACCGTCGATTTCACCCAGTATTACATGGCGGGCTTGATCGCTCGTCATGGGCACTGGGATGCGCTCTACCCGATCCCCAAGCCCGGGGCCGAGAAACATCCCGGTTACTCGGACTCCTCGATCATGCGTCCCAGGTACAGAGAGCTTCTGCAAGCGGAGGGCGTCCACGATTACAATCGCTTCGTCCAGGCCCCCCCCGTGGCGCTCCTCTTGCTCCCCCTCGGCTTCTTCGATTACCAGACGGCCAATGACCTGTGGGTCTTCCTGAATGCGATTTGCCTCTGGCTGGTCGCACTCCAGGCTGCCCGCATCCTTCGCCTCCTGGGCGGCCGGTCGCGTCTCGAGGGGCTACTCGTTGTGCTCATCGCCTGCTCCCCGATGTGCCAATTTGCCATACGCATCGGCAATATCTCGCCCATCGTCGGCTTGTGTGTCGGGTCGGCGGCGATGGGCCTGGTGACCGAGGATCGCCTCCGGAGTTCCCTGGGCATGGTCGTGGGCGCGTTCGCCAAGTTCGTCACCCTCGTCTTCGTGCCCCTCTATGTGCTGGCACGAAGGTGGCGGGTGCTGATCACGTCATCGCTGTTGTCCCTCCTGCTCTGCCTCGCGACGCTCGCGGTTGCCGGGGAAGGGCCCTTCGTGACCTTCGCCCGGGAGATGATGCCGACCTTCGGTCGGCCGAATGACGGGTGGGGTAGCATCACGGCAAGCAGTTTCCTCTCCAGGCTGTACGGCTCCGCTCCGATCCCGAAGCAGGCCGAGCGGGTTGTCCGGGCGGTGGAACTGGTCTTGATCATCCTCGGGGCGATCGGCTTGCTGCGGAGCCGCAGGGAATTGCCCGAGGACCCGGTCAAGCTCCTGGCGGCCTCGCTGGCGATGGTCGGCGGCTTCTTGATCTTCAGCCCCCTGGCCTGGGGCCACCACCTCGTCTACCTCGTCCCCTTCTGGGGCTACCTCGTCTGGGAGGCCAAACAGTCGCCATGGTCGCGGTGGGCCATCGTCATGGCCCTGTCCCTCCAATGGGCCACGCGCGAGGCCATCGAGCGCAAGGATGTCTTCAACTTGACGGAAAAGCTTGAGAGGAACGCCTTCCTGGGTACTTATGAGCTTTGGGGCACGCTCTTCGTCGTGACGTTCGCGATGGCACGTCTCTATGGGCCCAGCCGCCCCAAGTACATGCCCCAGGCGGTGAACGCGGCTCCTCAAGGCCGGCTCCCTGACGGGCCGTCACCCCGGAGCGTTGACGCGAAGGAACCTGGTGCACCGCCGATGTCGCGGCCGCAAGAATTGTAA